From a region of the Phaseolus vulgaris cultivar G19833 chromosome 6, P. vulgaris v2.0, whole genome shotgun sequence genome:
- the LOC137833491 gene encoding wound-induced protein 1-like yields MGYNRSSTAMIISRKAEKEKHSGREAEHEKRNRETVKMVYKAQCDGHTEKLVKLVRTELEWWYHGPHHCEYMMRLLTGESTAKGFRFRPRRIRAVGDRVMVEGWEGKGEEYWVHVWTLSHGIIAQLREYFNTFITVVLRVSEDGDEARLWRSSDRVRVRVHGSLPDLVLSV; encoded by the coding sequence ATGGGCTACAACCGTTCTTCCACCGCCATGATCATCTCGAGAAAGGCCGAGAAGGAGAAGCACTCCGGCAGGGAAGCGGAGCACGAAAAACGCAACCGGGAGACGGTGAAAATGGTGTACAAGGCACAGTGCGATGGCCACACGGAGAAGCTTGTGAAGTTGGTGAGGACAGAGTTGGAGTGGTGGTACCACGGACCTCATCATTGCGAGTACATGATGAGACTGTTGACCGGCGAGTCAACGGCGAAAGGGTTCAGGTTTCGGCCTCGGAGGATCAGGGCCGTCGGAGACCGCGTGATGGTGGAAGGGTGGGAGGGGAAGGGGGAGGAGTACTGGGTGCACGTGTGGACACTCAGCCACGGGATCATTGCTCAGCTAAGAGAGTACTTCAACACCTTCATTACGGTGGTGCTTCGAGTTTCTGAAGATGGTGATGAGGCTCGGTTGTGGCGGAGCTCCGACCGGGTCCGGGTTCGGGTTCATGGGTCGTTACCGGATCTCGTGCTTTCAGTTTAA
- the LOC137833094 gene encoding uncharacterized protein yields MVGLTLLLDLWKKNQSFNTARTYQSSFSSSAATVASFAAAASFSSKDFFGPPFAHCDAGAIIFEDHIPSIANIHGKYFYHDSLKYKTKHYNIEPKPLFSALEWKSFSIIVLRSFLMFYFPPMGPRAKMEQDDVEFLQEKQDRNGSLSVPFKKSLLQIIREVVVMTTGRILERITVHYVSRRMAWKLLKDVPQSAARKAGRKMPTLVYICSVSKTTFRGYMLGVSASWIVQVGIGLFQLFKSKSNHEKLSNDVRIRLFKQKVFLATIRCNASLIFASIGAGIGASLIRPSVGQYVGCAIGDLAGPVIVVVCVNKVLHWNWNL; encoded by the exons ATGGTAGGACTAACATTACTGTTAGATCTATGGAAGAAAAACCAAAGCTTTAACACGGCACGGACCTAtcaatcttctttttcttcatctGCTGCTACTGTTGCCTCTTTTGCTGCGGCTGCATCTTTTTCCTCAAAGGACTTTTTTGG GCCACCATTTGCTCATTGTGATGCTGGAGCGATAATTTTTGAAGATCACATTCCTAGTATAGCAAATATACATGGAAAATATTTCTACCATGATTCTCTAAAATACAAAACCAAGCACTACAACATTGAGCCTAAACCTCTATTTTCTGCTTTGGAATGGAAATCGTTTTCAATTATTGTATTGAGATCATTTCTAATGTTTTATTTTCCTCCTATGGGGCCTCGTGCAAAGATGGAACAAGATGATGTTGAGTTTCTGCAGGAAAAACAAGATCGTAATGGCAGTTTGAGTGTTCCATTCAAAAAGTCATTATTGCAAATCATCCGTGAG GTTGTTGTGATGACTACTGGACGCATTTTAGAAAGAATAACTGTACATTATGTTTCAAGAAGAATGGCATGGAAGCTACTTAAAG ATGTTCCTCAATCAGCTGCTCGCAAGGCTGGAAGGAAAATGCCTACTTTAGTTTACATTTGCTCAGTGAGCAAAACAACTTTCAGAg GGTACATGCTTGGAGTTTCAGCATCATGGATTGTCCAAGTAGGCATTGGATTATTTCAACTCTTTAAATCAAAGTCAAATCATGAAAAATTAAGCAATGATGTGAGAATCAGACTTTTTAAACAGAAGGTTTTCCTAGCCACAATTAGGTGCAATGCATCTTTAATTTTTGCCTCAATTGGGGCAGGGATTGGTGCTTCCCTTATTCGTCCTTCAGTTGGCCAGTATGTTG GTTGTGCTATTGGTGATTTAGCTGGTCCAGTTATTGTAGTAGTTTGTGTTAACAAAGTTCTTCACTGGAACTGGAACCTCTAG